A stretch of DNA from Schistocerca americana isolate TAMUIC-IGC-003095 chromosome 3, iqSchAmer2.1, whole genome shotgun sequence:
gtcctctagtcattcctacttagccattttgcatttcctgtctatCTTATTTTTTAGACATTTGCATTCCATTTTGCCAGCATCATTtatagcatttttatattttctcctttcattgattaagTTCAATATCTCATGTGCttaccaagaatttctactagctctcgactttttacctacttgatcccctgttgccttcactacttcatctcacaaagctacccattcttcttctgctgtatacCTTTACCCTGTTTtattcaatcattccctaatgctctctctgaaactctctacaacctctggttctttcagtttatccaggtcccatctccttaaattcctacctttttgcagcttcttcagttttaatctgcagttcataaccaataaatagtggtcagagtctgcatctgcccctggaaatgtctaataATTTAAAATcaggttctgaaatctctgtcttaccataatacaatcaatctgaaatcgtctcgtgtctccaggtctcttccatgtataaagctttctttcacgattcttaaaccaagtgttagctgtgatcaaattatgctctgtgcaaaattctatcacatGACTTCCCCTTTCATtgcttcccccagtccatattcacctactacttttccttctcttccaactatcgaattccagtttccccatgactattaaatttttgtctcccttcgctAGCTTGAATAATTTCATTCATTCTTATGTTCTCATTATGTTTTGGTAAGCAGGTTAATACTTATCACCACTTCTTTTGTTACTACCACCAGAGAACTCTTCTGAAAACATGTAAATAACAATACACTGCATAAATGTGAGGACACACTTACCTAATAAGATAGCCTCGTAGATAATTCCAGTGTAATAATCAAGACCACGAGCTAAGCTAAGATCAAACTTAATTTTATCAGAAACCCCATACAAGTCTGAATAGTGCAAAAATAGCTTGATAGCTTCAAGGCCTTCACAGGCATCTTTCGATTTCTTTAATGATATATCTGACAGTAGTTTCTCAGCCAATTCCTGTCCACCACTGAGGCGCACATATTCTCCAATTCGATCTGCCACATCCTCTGGAAGACCTTTTTCTGAAACCATCTCATGACGCACTTCTTCCCAGGATAGCtaaattttaaaagagaaaaaacatATGAAACACAATGAATAATTTAACTAAATGGCACACGCCATGAAAAAAATAAAGGTCAATACCTACTTTGTCAAGCTTATCTACAGCAGAACATATAGACCGAAATTTATCTGCAGGCACCCCACAAACTTCAAAGATGCCATCAAGAAGTTGTCGGTGATTAACTTTCATAACAAAATCTCCAATGTTCAAACTGTTCAGTATCTCATATACAACACGAACACATTCAACATCAGGAATCATATGGTCATATTGGCCTGCGATGTCAAAAtcctttaaaaaatattattaaatgtaacaaatttttgtttgaaaaagcaagtaaaattaactattataaaACTATCAAATAATGAAATGAGACGAAGGAGACCAAAGTCAATCTAATGATCCTTTACAATATGACAAAAATGATTTATTATttcatgatttattatttttgtagtaataataattataattataataacaatacaTATCATATGAGGAAACACTGAAAACAAGCAAGTGCAGATTGGTGATAATTTTACTGACAATACAGACAATGTACTACACTGAACATCAATAACCAAACTTACACACTGATAGAATTCCCTGTATCGACCTCTTGTCATAGCTGGGTTATCTCTGCGATAAACTTTGGCAATGTGGTAACGTTTTATGTTGCTTATTTTGTTCATTGCCAGATAACGAGCAAATGGGACAGTGAGATCATATCTCAAAGAAAGTATTTCCCCTCCTTGATCAGCTAAATCATATATCAATTTTGAATCTTCACCATATTTCCCAGTAAGCACTTCCtgcaataaatattaataaaatagcaagtgcaaaacagaaaaatttacattaaaaatacAAGTGACACATGCCACAAAGGACTAGCCATTACTATAAATACGAATTAATACATGTTAAGTACTAGCTTGTAGAGATTGTCTCAACGTACATAGATCTATGTTAAAATCAGTAATGATAGCATAAAGAAGAATAGTAAAGCATCACACAACCTTTACAACATAGTACTAAGAAAATGTGTATAACCATTTGTATTTCAAAGTGAGAAACAGAAAGGAGAAAGAGAAAAAAGGAGCAAGAGATTTTGCTTTGATGTGATGTCTTTAACAAGGCACACTCAGCTTTGTGAAaccaactaaggagctacttgagtgagaagtattgGCTCTAAGGTCCAAACagttgaccacatacccctccatgttGAATCAGAACAGTCACAAGAAAGATTCAGATTTTAACAGCCCTAAAGATTTAGCTAGATCTAGGTGGAACAGTTATTGAAAGAAGGTTTATGAAGCAGCACAAATCTTGAAAAATCTGATTAAAATAGTTCTCGCAGTTACAGGCTTCCACCTCCATGGCTTCTAATCATCAACGAACTAGCTAGCTGCTGCAATGTGCAAGAAATCCCTTATGAGAAACTATCTTGGCAGCAGAATAaacatatttattttgtttttgatttgTTTGGATTTATTTATTTGGCTGAACTTACACacattggaaaaaataaattaaaaatttcaataaCTACTAAAAACTTAAGCCAAATGAACATATCTATTTTGTCCACTGCATTTTTTAAATCACAAACACAGGTCACTGTAGGCCAGGCATCCCAATGGTTCAGTGGTGAGAGATTGGACATCTTGTAGCAGACCCCTGAGATGATGTATCAGGGGAAACCCGGGCTAGGTGGGTGATTGACTGCCCTTCAGCTCCACATTGGGGGCATTCTGAAGCTCTCCACTGAGTCAGTTCTTTGTTGCAGGTACAATGGTTTGTGCAAATCCTGTCACTGCACCTCTGTCTTCTGGAAAGAGACTTTCTGGTACCTCCGTAGGTGGATTTGTCACAAGGAGCAAGTTCGTGACAGTCTGGTCCTGTTAAGTGATGTCCAGTGATCACTGCTGTTGAAGTCATTGAGCTGGTTGGTGACTGCTACATGTGGATGTCTTTATTTCACTCTCAGTTGCTACAGTTTAAGGAAATCTGAATCGACATGAATGGGAAAGGATGGGCTGCATATTACATTTTTGCAAGTGATTTGTTTGGATAAATTCCCATTACTTATACAATCTGTTACTAGAATATAACCAATAATGGTAGTCAGCCATGAGTGCACGGAAGATAACAAAACAGCACTACCCTATCAATAGAAAACTCACTGACGAACATCCCTCAATAAGGGACTGTTCCGTCACTGGAGAAGCTCCTGATGTAGACCTCCAAACAACAGGGTTCAAACATGGAGTTTGTGAAGGCAAAGAAAGAAGTCTAACAACTTAGTAGCATTTATTTGAATTGACAATGTCCACAAAGATTTGCAGGCAACATTACAGCCTTGTTGCTACctgattattttcttttctttttcttttgcaacTCTGTGGACTAGGCAGTGGTAagaaactttgtttttttttccctacTTGAGACTACAATGGGGTTTAAATACCACAAAAAGATCCCACTTTCCATCAATAATTGCCTCTCCTTCAgctacagagtgtgtgtgtgtgtgttgctcaatAGAGTGAAGGAGTCCTCTGAATAATACATAGTAAACCAGACAAGAAACAATGCCCTTATGTCATTTGCTTTTGGAGCAGTAAGAAACTTAACTTTTAATAGAATTACTTCCCTATATACATGCTTCTGGGAAAATCAGCTGAAAAAGCAGAGGAATCCCTACTTAGGCCAATCTTTGTATACCTCTTGGAAGCTGTCACTATAACCATTGAAAATACCATATAATATGCACTAGAAggtaaaattttaaacattttggtGCACctgtaataaacaaaaatagaaCAATATGATGTAATCACCCGAAGAGTACTCCACATCTTATGAAAGTACTGCATCTATTGCATACAGATGGGTAACAAGTATTTCATTCCAATACCAGATGGCCTAACTGTTTATGGGCCTTGTGAATTACCACCCACTACAGTTTTATAATAGAAGTAAGTTACAAGACAGTGGGACTGACTACAATCATGAACTTCTCATAAAAAGACAACATGTTGCTAGAACAAACATGACACAGTAACTTCTTGATATTATCTAGGATGGCCTTTGATGCCAGTTGCGAACGATATTGTTATGGTGTTGTGTGGCTAAATTTCTGTTATTACAAGATTAAGACAATCTACAGGCAGTTCAGTTACAATTTGTGGTCTCTGAAAACCTATCTTTAAGACTGTGTACGTAAAGAATCcgctacagaaaccaaatggcaacaACATAATTTTTCTTACAAAAAGTACCACAATGCATCTGGGGAGCAATGAACTTGGATTAGCAAGCTGCATCCTCTTGGCATATTTCACTTACTTAGCttttcaacataataataataataataataatagtaataaattgtTGCATGTACATTTGGTTTTCATGATGCACCAACAGTTTTTAACATCACATTAAAATGAAGGAATACTAATGCTTCTAGAGTGAGGGAATGTTACATAACATGTTAAATGGCCCAAAAACTGAAGGAAGGTCTGTAATGAGTACTCCAGGAAGAGCTAATCAAAATTCACCTTGAGTTCAAAAACAGGTGTATCAATAGTTTCTGCTCCATGTCTTTTGAACACAGCAATGATTTTCTCAAGAACACTTGTGCGAAGTGCCATGTGCTCAGGTCCATAATCTCGTGTCCCTTTTGGTGTCTTCAATGTGAACTTAGTATTTGCATGTAAATCCTCAGGTCCCTGAGCAGTTCCCTTTGGCATTTTATTTGCTGCAAGTGATCCCTGAAATCAGCAGAGAAATCAAAtgttatatttctctctctctctctctctctctctctctctctctctctctctctcacacacacacacacacacacacacacacacacacacacacacacacacacgcaaaatatgtatatattataCAATATGGACTACAAGTTGGAGAACTGGCATAATATTAACTAAGCACTGTTTGTAGAACAAgaagcacataataataataataataataataataataataataataataataattttattgtgttcagctgattacagcaatagacaaagtcaagagcatatatttctacataaactactatatcAATGTAAATTGctttacataaaataggtacacattagaatacagtattttcatcttcaaagaattcatcaatggtgtaaaacggattgttcactagtagcttgtataatttagctttaaagatATTTACAGGCAGTTCGTTAAAGTCGgcacttagtctattaaacatccttagtccaagaactaggtaagagttatgcgattttgataatctatgatatagtacatctacagatgttctgtttctagtattatggctatgaatatcacttctcaacacaaaattagacacattgtttctaatgtacattaaaacattgtagatgaataagttcactactgtaagacactgcaatttaataaacagaggtttacaatgttctgttttatcagaatctgttattattcttattactttcttctgtaaaagtaaaatgtcatttacatggcagctactaccccacagtaaaattccataagagatgatgctttggaagaaggcaaaatatgctgatctcacatagtcattgggaacatgtcttttcaaatttctaattagataaataactcttgaaagcctagccaatatatttttaatgtgtggttcccacGCCATTTTttgtcaatagtaacacctaaaaatttaacagtttctaattcctggtagttaggaatctctttgaggctaaagtaaagtgtctgggttttgttttcatttagcaagaagccattagctttgaaccatgatgaggactgagcaagggtattttcagtcagtgttttcacacttttatgtagaaaagttgtgtcatcagcgtACAATATTGTATGAAAATTTATGAATaagggcaggtcattaatcattagtacAAGGTCCAAGCACTGACCCTTGAGGTACTCCgtacctaacattaaccaaatttgatttctccctaccaatgcacacaacttgttgacggttctctagaaaagacctgaacatatttatactgttgtcatcaaaaccatagtaaactagcttattcagcacagtgtcatgctctacacagtcaaaggctctgctcaggtcacaaaatgtagcctgggcatagtccctagcctcgaacacatctaggactaattttacgagggagtccattgcatctgttgtggatttacctttcctaaatccaaactgtttatcactaattataattagtttacccaagtaggcactaacttgctcatacataatcatttctaaaatttttgaaaaaactggggttatggatataggtctgtaactagcgggacagttcttttccccttttttgtatatgggcacaactctagaaatttttagtatgtcggggaacttactttcaactaggcatttgttaacacaaaaggttaaaggataaatcacacaatcaataacatctttcaacaaattacatgacatatcatagtaatcaacactaactgtaatcaacactaactgaaggtttgaaatttttcactatttttaggataTTATTTGGGCTCACTTCTGTGAAAGTGAAAGTGCTTGGGGAAAGCTTTTCAAAGCAGCTGTCCATAATACTAAGTGCATTTTCAGTTGGTTTGATTATTGAACAAATAATTTCTTCAAtggactgaatgcaatatttattaaattcttctggggtaatggcaatttcctctttgtgtttagtgtgtgcaatggagtttattacactccaggccttcttgcatttattgttagatttttcaatgtttactatgttatgcagtttctttgtttcatttattgcctTCCTATACTTGCATTTAGCTTTAGCATACAGGTCTTTAAACAGttctgatttactggttttgtacagactagaatacagcataacagtatttttcagttgccctaactgtggagtataccattccttcgttttccttttcttgtaattactacaaatattcactgtacattttttcagagggatgttattttcaaatacatttaaaaagaCGGAGAAAAGCTTCGTGAATACAATATCAGCTGAACAGTGTTGAAGCCTAATAAAACATGTGTCCCAACTGAAATaagtgagggcatgtctaaacctatccatcccctctctgctcactggtctagtaatcacagttttagattctggtttggtgcagtctgaagttacattattaagactaagatgtactgcatcatggtctgagaaaggggaactaattacatcagtggacataaaagttctcttaatatttgtaaatatattgtcaAGACAGGATGGGCCTCTGGTAGGTTTGCAGCTAACATAGTACAGGTTAAATTGTCGAAGCACATTTTTGAGCTCTGTCACAGTTTTTctgtcctgcaggacatcaaaacttgaattgatatcccctccaatgacacaacattgtattttttccattttggtatacatatgtacattaagAGTTCCTCAAGTTTCTCCGGAAAGATATGGGGGTCACCACTAGGTGGCCTGTACACTACTACCACCATTAGCTTAAGGCTCTCAATTACTAGACCTgacatttcaaaatgcatttcatcacaaagggtattgagatctatcctgccacagtttggtgcaagaggtgtttttacatatattgctaccccaccacgtaagtgctgttttctgcaatagcaactaacaagggaacctccccattgcacccccctcagatttagttataagttggcacagcggataggccttgaaaaactgaacacagatcaatcgagaaaacaggaaaaagttgtgtggaactatggaaaaaaataaacaaaatatacaaactgagtagcccatgcgcaagataggcaacatcaaggagattgtgAGCTCAAGAGCACCGCGGTTCTGTGGCttgcgtgagtagctgcggaatgggaggtccttggttcaagtcttccctcgactgaaaattttactttctttattttcgcaaagttatgatctatccgttcattcattgacgtctccgttcactgtaataagtttagtgtctgtgttttgcgactgcaccgtaaaaccgtgcgattagtagacgaaaggacgtgcctctccaatgggaaccgaaaacatttgatcgcaaggtcataggtcaaccgattcctccacaggaaaacatgtctgatatattctatacgacactggtgacagcatgtgcatcacatgacaggaatatgttgtcgacccacctaatttgtacacttagcgaatgggtaaaaagattcttctaccttgcccgacttaagttttcttgtggacgtgataatcactcccaaaagagtgatgaaaacataagagtttgtcacataacctgaaaataaaaaattaaacttttcactcgagggaagacttgaacctaggacctcccgttccgtagcacgggaccacggcgctctttacctcccattgtccttgatgttgcctatcgtagcatggactactcagtttgtatgttttacttaattttttcatagttccacacaacttcttcctgttttctcgattgatctgtgttcagtttttcaaggcctatccactgtgccaacttataactaaatctgaggggggtgtgatggggaggtttccttgtaagtagtgtgtaatcacCCAATACTTTGTACCCAAGATCATCCTCTTTACACCAATGTTCACTTAAACATAGAATATCTATCacgttttcatttgaaaattcgttGACAATTAAGTTTTTATCTGCCATGCCCTGAATATTGAGGTAGCATATTTTAAACTCTACTTTAGGCATTTCTTTTTTTGCATATTCTCTTAGTTGACATGACCTACTGTTACTGCATGAAAGTTGACCAGGTTGTGTGCTTATGTTACTAGAACACCCAACCTGgtctatatatatataagttttttgtcatctcagttgaaACATAATCCAAACACATTACTGGTCTTTTTTCCTTCTCTAGCTTACCCAATAATACTATTCCGATAATTGTATCACTTAGAACACGTTTACCTAGATAACTGAAATGTTGACCATGCTTGGTATGCCATCCTCTGCTACAACTACTGGCATTAATTAAGGAAACATTCTTAAAGTGCTTACAGATAGCTTTGTACTCCATGTTTGTCTGCTCCActtccttattcacacatgaccacTGGGGCAAATCATGTTGATGTGGCACATTAACAACAATCACGTTGGTGTGGGTTAACATTCCGAGAGTCTTCTTCAGTGTCGAAGTAGCTGTCTTCCTTTCGTTTCTGCTGACGTCGTTTGCTCCGGCCATTAACACTACAAAGTCTCTGTCCGCGAGGACTGTGCTTtctttcttgattgatgttgaaaCATCTCATAAACCAGCTCCTGATTTAACGGTACTTTCTATTAATCACACGGGGTCCGCTTTCCGTTAACATAGCTCCTAATCCTCTGGCGTAACTGTCTGAATAAATCTTGATTTTGCGTTTTTTCTTATACCTTACTTGGCTGTTTGCTAAGTTTTGAGAGTCCTGTGCCACCTTATCAGATGAGTGTGCTGATACAGTTTCTATGTCATCTGTGTTTGGAAGCgaattatatttgttatttaatgGTAACCCAAAGTCCTGCCTATGTTTATTGTTAATATGTTTGTAAGCGCTCCCCTTCGATTTTACAGTTACCCATCTACTGCTAGGCCTGTTGTGAGCCGTTTTAGTCGTAGCTTCACTTTCGGGCAATCCTTCCATAGGTTTGGGGATATTAAGACACACCTGATGAACACTCTCTTCCAATTTAAGCCTGAGTCTTCTGTTTTCatcactcagaatttttgtgtcctCTCGTAGCTCAGCAATAATTAACAACAGATCATTTTCGGAGGATGAAGCaccgattttcacatctttggtttttgttttaccaCGCCATTGCTCCGACTTGTGTGGATTTAATTCATATTTCtcgtacagtttttttttaatttgtcctgTAAGAGTCCAATAATTGTAATATATGATAGGTTTTCCTTTTTGATACTGTCGGTCTTCCTTGCTGCATCACACGTACACGTTTCTTGATCATTAAGGGATGCAGCCTTTTGTTTACAATCCGCACAGTTCCACATAGTAGCACAATTATCGTCGCTTCTCAGGGAAGGATCAACCTTTCCGCaacgaaaatgaaatttatggttACACTGGACACAGACGAAGCCACTTTTAACAGGTTTCATGCACTTTTTGCAAGATTGACACTGTATAACACTATTTTCACAAACTTCTATATCCAATACTTCCACAACTGATGCCATCTTCAACACACAGTGATGCAATAATGTCAGTTACAACAACTTTAGTTGTCACTTGTTGCCCTCCATCCCCTCCTGCAAAATTTACACAAGTTCATGACAAACATTACAATGCCAAattaaataacagttctgtctccaAACTTATTTCCCACATCATAGTGTCCCCTATCATCTTGTCCGAGTACTTAACGACTATGCTAACATGCATTTTCTCTGATTACACAGATGATAGGACCTTTACAAATGTGCTGAATGGCACAAAATAGCAAAGAAATTAACCAAGACCACTAAGAAAAACTTCACATCGCGAAATTCAATATGTAGTATATACATTCTAAGGCCTATTTGGCAATATTAAGTATGTACACAGCAACTTTAAAAATCAATAACGCCCTCTCACAAATCTTTTCTAGGAATACCAGCAGGAGAAAGTTTCGTTCTCTCTGCACCAATGTTCAATGCGTACAATAAGAACATTGTGAAGGAAGTTCTTGAAGACTGGTAGGATAACATCATTATAGGTGGCAGAAAATATAATTCAGGTGTGTAGATGACACTGATAATTGCAACAAACATCAACTGGAAATCATTATATGAAGGTTGGCCGAGCGAAGTATTGAGTATGGTCTTCAAATCGACAACACAAAAACCAAAGTGATGCTTGTAGATCACCCTAATGACAACAGACCTGACATCACAAGAATTCCTGGCTATGAGGTCATcactcattttgaatatttaggatTTGTTTGTCACCGATACTAGGATTAAAAGCTTGAGATCAATAGGCAGTTTTCAATTACAAGAAATTTTTCAATTAAACTTGCTCTCATCTGGAAGGACACCTCCACCATTGTCAAGACAAGATCATTCTCATCCAAACTCTTAATCTTGTATACTTGGACGATGAGAACAAAGGATCAtaacaagactgacactctcaaaaTGTAGTGTTATAGAAGATTACTTGGAACACCATGGACAACACATTGAACTAATGAATCTATTCTGAGGCAGCTTGGCATCAGACTAGGACTGATGATTCTTGTCAACCAtaatcatttgaacgattttggTCACACTGCCAGAAGGCTAGTGGTAATGCAAAGAACAATCATAAAGGGACCAGTTGACAGCCGAAGATCTAGAGGACGCACA
This window harbors:
- the LOC124605345 gene encoding histidine--tRNA ligase, cytoplasmic isoform X4, producing MESAKMSGSVSSATVVEKKTNKAKDVMNGIDHKSKGSLAANKMPKGTAQGPEDLHANTKFTLKTPKGTRDYGPEHMALRTSVLEKIIAVFKRHGAETIDTPVFELKEVLTGKYGEDSKLIYDLADQGGEILSLRYDLTVPFARYLAMNKISNIKRYHIAKVYRRDNPAMTRGRYREFYQCDFDIAGQYDHMIPDVECVRVVYEILNSLNIGDFVMKVNHRQLLDGIFEVCGVPADKFRSICSAVDKLDKLSWEEVRHEMVSEKGLPEDVADRIGEYVRLSGGQELAEKLLSDISLKKSKDACEGLEAIKLFLHYSDLYGVSDKIKFDLSLARGLDYYTGIIYEAILLGENKANANESSGVGSIAGGGRYDNLVAMFDSRHKNVPCVGVSIGVERIFSVMEAQLAANNSKMRTTEVEVYVASAQKNLLEARMSLCRELWDANIKAEQSYKRNPKLLQQLQYCEDSGIPLAAILGESELQRGVVKLRDVKTRQESEIPRDLIAKEIRNRLSKPT
- the LOC124605345 gene encoding histidine--tRNA ligase, cytoplasmic isoform X2, with protein sequence MELIIKVAGSNSKTKKVGSLSDLHMLNDFLADASYFGGYAPNSSDNAIFEAISNPPWPVTVPHLERWHRHMRSFTYEERQDFKKNTIPTQFTKLFPSNSKSASESKGSLAANKMPKGTAQGPEDLHANTKFTLKTPKGTRDYGPEHMALRTSVLEKIIAVFKRHGAETIDTPVFELKEVLTGKYGEDSKLIYDLADQGGEILSLRYDLTVPFARYLAMNKISNIKRYHIAKVYRRDNPAMTRGRYREFYQCDFDIAGQYDHMIPDVECVRVVYEILNSLNIGDFVMKVNHRQLLDGIFEVCGVPADKFRSICSAVDKLDKLSWEEVRHEMVSEKGLPEDVADRIGEYVRLSGGQELAEKLLSDISLKKSKDACEGLEAIKLFLHYSDLYGVSDKIKFDLSLARGLDYYTGIIYEAILLGENKANANESSGVGSIAGGGRYDNLVAMFDSRHKNVPCVGVSIGVERIFSVMEAQLAANNSKMRTTEVEVYVASAQKNLLEARMSLCRELWDANIKAEQSYKRNPKLLQQLQYCEDSGIPLAAILGESELQRGVVKLRDVKTRQESEIPRDLIAKEIRNRLSKPT
- the LOC124605345 gene encoding histidine--tRNA ligase, cytoplasmic isoform X3 — protein: MISNMTPFLELLYSVRTGCLKTLNNVLWSTFNRTVVQGSLAANKMPKGTAQGPEDLHANTKFTLKTPKGTRDYGPEHMALRTSVLEKIIAVFKRHGAETIDTPVFELKEVLTGKYGEDSKLIYDLADQGGEILSLRYDLTVPFARYLAMNKISNIKRYHIAKVYRRDNPAMTRGRYREFYQCDFDIAGQYDHMIPDVECVRVVYEILNSLNIGDFVMKVNHRQLLDGIFEVCGVPADKFRSICSAVDKLDKLSWEEVRHEMVSEKGLPEDVADRIGEYVRLSGGQELAEKLLSDISLKKSKDACEGLEAIKLFLHYSDLYGVSDKIKFDLSLARGLDYYTGIIYEAILLGENKANANESSGVGSIAGGGRYDNLVAMFDSRHKNVPCVGVSIGVERIFSVMEAQLAANNSKMRTTEVEVYVASAQKNLLEARMSLCRELWDANIKAEQSYKRNPKLLQQLQYCEDSGIPLAAILGESELQRGVVKLRDVKTRQESEIPRDLIAKEIRNRLSKPT
- the LOC124605345 gene encoding histidine--tRNA ligase, cytoplasmic isoform X1, with amino-acid sequence MHHMESAKMSGSVSSATVVEKKTNKAKDVMNGIDHKSKVAGSNSKTKKVGSLSDLHMLNDFLADASYFGGYAPNSSDNAIFEAISNPPWPVTVPHLERWHRHMRSFTYEERQDFKKNTIPTQFTKLFPSNSKSASESKGSLAANKMPKGTAQGPEDLHANTKFTLKTPKGTRDYGPEHMALRTSVLEKIIAVFKRHGAETIDTPVFELKEVLTGKYGEDSKLIYDLADQGGEILSLRYDLTVPFARYLAMNKISNIKRYHIAKVYRRDNPAMTRGRYREFYQCDFDIAGQYDHMIPDVECVRVVYEILNSLNIGDFVMKVNHRQLLDGIFEVCGVPADKFRSICSAVDKLDKLSWEEVRHEMVSEKGLPEDVADRIGEYVRLSGGQELAEKLLSDISLKKSKDACEGLEAIKLFLHYSDLYGVSDKIKFDLSLARGLDYYTGIIYEAILLGENKANANESSGVGSIAGGGRYDNLVAMFDSRHKNVPCVGVSIGVERIFSVMEAQLAANNSKMRTTEVEVYVASAQKNLLEARMSLCRELWDANIKAEQSYKRNPKLLQQLQYCEDSGIPLAAILGESELQRGVVKLRDVKTRQESEIPRDLIAKEIRNRLSKPT